A DNA window from Gorilla gorilla gorilla isolate KB3781 chromosome 6, NHGRI_mGorGor1-v2.1_pri, whole genome shotgun sequence contains the following coding sequences:
- the LOC129523807 gene encoding small ribosomal subunit protein uS14-like yields the protein MGHQQPYWSHPRKLGQGSHSCHICPNQHSLIWKHGLNMCLGCFCQYAKDIGFIELD from the coding sequence ATGGGTCACCAGCAGCCCTACTGGAGCCACCCACGGAAGCTGGGCCAGGGTTCTCACTCTTGTCACATCTGCCCAAACCAGCATAGTCTGATCTGGAAACACGGCCTCAATATGTGCCTCGGGTGTTTCTGTCAGTACGCAAAGGACATAGGTTTCATTGAGTTGGACTAA